Proteins encoded by one window of Phosphitispora fastidiosa:
- a CDS encoding PHP domain-containing protein — protein MCIDLHIHTTASDGNIDPVTVVKMAFDAGLRTIALADHESTLGYHPARRAGVVYGVKVIPAVEILTLYQGREVHLLGYFNDPDNSFLQQGLAELRNRRTLCARATVEKLRELGFKICWDDVKQIAHPDSPVSKGHIMRALHNAGHIKEPKAAIEILTKYLQRGGLAYVDYAYPFEEAVNFIKDSEGLVILAHPGLIRDDRIVEELCLKEIDGVEVFYYYLDEHRDEYVCRYYKKAQEHRLLKTGGSDYHGTITPVILGENPVPYAEVAEFLSLFGISGINFGGVI, from the coding sequence ATGTGTATCGATTTGCATATTCACACAACCGCGTCAGATGGCAACATTGACCCGGTGACGGTAGTTAAAATGGCTTTTGACGCAGGTCTTAGAACGATTGCTCTTGCAGACCATGAAAGTACCTTAGGATATCATCCCGCACGCCGTGCAGGAGTGGTATATGGCGTTAAGGTGATCCCGGCCGTTGAGATACTGACACTGTATCAGGGCAGAGAGGTGCATCTGCTTGGATACTTTAATGATCCGGATAACAGCTTTCTGCAGCAGGGACTTGCGGAGCTTCGCAATCGGAGAACCCTGTGTGCCAGGGCAACAGTGGAGAAATTAAGGGAGCTTGGCTTTAAAATATGCTGGGATGATGTGAAACAAATAGCTCATCCTGACAGCCCTGTCAGTAAAGGACATATTATGCGGGCATTGCATAATGCCGGGCATATCAAAGAACCGAAAGCTGCGATAGAAATTCTGACAAAGTATCTGCAGCGGGGTGGTCTAGCATATGTTGACTACGCATATCCTTTTGAGGAAGCAGTTAATTTTATCAAGGACTCTGAAGGGCTTGTTATTCTTGCCCATCCCGGATTAATCCGGGATGACCGGATAGTTGAGGAACTGTGCTTAAAAGAAATTGACGGGGTTGAGGTTTTTTATTACTATCTTGATGAACACAGAGACGAATATGTCTGCAGATATTATAAAAAAGCCCAGGAGCACAGACTTTTGAAAACCGGGGGAAGTGACTACCACGGTACTATAACACCGGTAATCCTGGGTGAAAACCCAGTGCCCTATGCGGAGGTCGCAGAATTTCTCAGCCTTTTTGGGATATCTGGAATAAATTTCGGAGGTGTTATATGA
- a CDS encoding GNAT family N-acetyltransferase: MNLAGNKVRIRNITRADIPLLVKWKNDPEIADLVRGAPINTTFEIESRRYEKGLGEYDTLRLIIESLTGSSIGFISLGSIDKENRKAEVGMLIGEKRMWNQGYGTDALVTLLRHLFLELDFHRVGLEVFEYNVRAKKVYEKIGFSIEGLERQGLYRNGRYYDVILMGILRDEFLGKHRIFT, from the coding sequence ATGAACTTGGCAGGAAACAAAGTCAGGATAAGAAACATTACCAGGGCAGATATTCCGCTGCTGGTTAAATGGAAAAACGACCCGGAAATAGCGGATCTTGTCAGGGGAGCGCCGATTAACACCACATTTGAAATTGAGAGCCGGAGATATGAAAAGGGCCTGGGTGAATATGATACCTTACGGCTGATTATTGAATCACTGACAGGCAGTTCGATTGGGTTTATATCACTGGGATCTATAGATAAAGAGAACCGGAAGGCAGAAGTGGGGATGCTCATAGGAGAGAAACGGATGTGGAACCAGGGGTACGGCACGGATGCACTGGTTACCCTGCTGAGGCATCTGTTTCTTGAATTGGATTTTCACCGGGTTGGACTCGAAGTTTTTGAATATAATGTCAGGGCTAAAAAGGTTTATGAAAAAATAGGTTTCAGTATAGAAGGCCTGGAACGACAAGGGTTATACAGGAATGGGAGATATTATGATGTTATTCTGATGGGAATTCTCAGGGACGAGTTTCTCGGTAAACACCGGATTTTCACATAA
- a CDS encoding putative polysaccharide biosynthesis protein — MKRSFVHGALVLMAAATVNRVIGFIYQAAIYRLIGPEGVGLYNLVYPVYILIIVLTTAGIPLGISKLVSEAEVTGNRRLSYQVLWLSLIILIVSGGFFTVISYMASPLLLKHVFVNKMVYPVFRCLLPGIFIVSLSSAFRGFFQGLMDMKPPAVSQVVEQVIRVFFGISLAVYLLPRGIQWAAAGIAGAGVIGELFGLTVLITSFVRRKPLSIVLSLPGITASYNILRKLFKMCTPITLGRIAATLMLSIDSMLIPYVLREAGHSTSAATAIYGQLTGVALTLLSVPSVITVSLATSLVPAISEAVAQNRCYVVSSRTSEAIRVTLLAAVPFVSAFMILPDAITQAIFGSSEAGQLLAILAFGGLFAYLQQTTTGVLQGLGYPVIPLRNMIVAGFVKILGIYTISSRPSLGINAIAYCFDVFFILAAGLNILSLYRKTGCHINIKNDVFKPVTAGLLTAMIYSGLYKLLHQALGLNFLSVIVSLGCGFVFYIFAVALMGSLKKNDLRKLPYINRLIR; from the coding sequence ATGAAAAGGTCGTTCGTACACGGTGCTTTGGTACTAATGGCAGCAGCCACTGTAAACAGGGTAATCGGTTTTATTTATCAGGCAGCTATCTACCGGTTAATCGGGCCTGAAGGTGTGGGCCTGTATAATCTGGTATATCCCGTCTATATCCTGATTATTGTGCTCACAACAGCAGGTATCCCATTGGGGATATCCAAACTGGTCTCAGAAGCGGAAGTCACCGGCAACCGCAGGCTTAGTTACCAGGTGCTCTGGCTCTCTCTTATAATTCTGATAGTATCAGGAGGCTTTTTTACGGTAATTTCCTATATGGCATCACCACTGCTGCTGAAACATGTTTTTGTTAATAAAATGGTATATCCGGTATTCAGGTGCCTGCTCCCGGGAATTTTTATCGTCTCGTTGAGTTCCGCATTTCGCGGTTTCTTCCAGGGCTTGATGGACATGAAGCCACCTGCTGTGAGTCAGGTTGTCGAACAGGTAATCAGGGTTTTTTTTGGAATAAGTCTGGCTGTTTACCTGCTTCCCCGGGGAATCCAGTGGGCAGCAGCCGGAATTGCCGGGGCCGGTGTTATCGGAGAGTTATTCGGTCTAACAGTCCTGATAACCAGCTTTGTGCGCCGTAAGCCATTAAGTATTGTCCTATCCCTGCCAGGGATAACTGCATCATACAATATTTTACGAAAACTCTTTAAAATGTGTACCCCGATAACCCTGGGACGAATTGCCGCAACTCTAATGCTGTCTATTGATTCAATGCTTATTCCCTATGTACTGAGGGAAGCCGGTCATTCGACATCAGCTGCGACAGCAATTTACGGGCAGCTTACAGGTGTTGCTCTGACCTTACTTTCCGTACCCTCGGTTATCACAGTTTCCCTGGCAACAAGCCTGGTTCCCGCAATTTCCGAGGCAGTAGCGCAAAACAGGTGCTATGTGGTCAGTTCCAGAACCAGTGAAGCCATAAGGGTTACACTTCTGGCTGCGGTCCCCTTTGTTTCTGCATTTATGATTCTCCCCGATGCCATAACTCAGGCTATTTTTGGTTCTTCTGAAGCTGGGCAGTTGCTGGCAATCCTTGCTTTTGGAGGACTCTTTGCCTACCTGCAGCAGACGACTACCGGGGTGCTTCAGGGGCTGGGTTACCCTGTAATACCTCTCAGAAATATGATTGTTGCCGGATTCGTCAAGATTCTCGGTATCTACACAATTTCTTCTCGCCCGTCACTTGGGATAAATGCAATAGCTTATTGTTTTGATGTTTTTTTTATTCTGGCTGCCGGACTTAACATCCTGTCACTTTACCGGAAAACGGGTTGTCATATAAACATCAAAAATGACGTCTTCAAGCCTGTTACAGCCGGTCTGCTTACGGCCATGATTTACTCAGGATTATATAAGTTACTGCATCAGGCGCTGGGACTAAACTTCCTGAGTGTGATTGTTTCCCTTGGCTGTGGATTTGTGTTTTACATTTTTGCTGTGGCCTTGATGGGGTCACTGAAAAAAAATGACCTCCGCAAGCTTCCATATATTAATAGACTGATCCGATAA
- the surE gene encoding 5'/3'-nucleotidase SurE, protein MLILVSNDDGIQAPGINALRTTLEQLGDVYVVAPDRPRSASGLGITIHKPLRAEQVEFSGSSSKGYAVNGTPSDCVKLAIQALLPRRPDIVVAGINLGPNLGTDVLYSGTVSAALEGVINDVPSIAVSLASWESADFDFAAEFTRRLVEVVVCNGLPDEMLLNVNVPALKDGRKPAKVAVTRLGKRRYENTFEKRRDPRGKEYYWMGGEVMDIMAEPGTDIASVKNGEISVTPLCFDVTGNDFINMVREWNLGSIL, encoded by the coding sequence ATGCTTATTCTTGTTAGTAATGATGACGGCATACAAGCCCCGGGTATCAATGCACTCAGAACAACCCTGGAACAGCTGGGGGATGTTTATGTGGTGGCACCGGACAGACCGAGAAGCGCTTCCGGCCTGGGGATAACCATCCACAAACCGCTGCGGGCTGAGCAAGTTGAGTTTTCCGGAAGCAGCTCTAAAGGCTATGCAGTCAATGGAACACCTTCAGATTGTGTCAAACTTGCCATCCAGGCGCTGCTGCCCCGCAGGCCTGATATTGTGGTGGCCGGAATTAATCTGGGGCCAAATCTGGGTACAGATGTGCTTTATTCGGGAACAGTCTCAGCTGCACTTGAAGGGGTAATCAATGATGTACCTTCAATCGCTGTCTCACTGGCTTCGTGGGAAAGTGCGGACTTTGATTTTGCGGCAGAGTTTACCCGGCGGCTTGTAGAGGTTGTAGTATGTAATGGGCTGCCGGATGAAATGCTTCTCAATGTAAATGTGCCTGCCCTGAAGGATGGCAGAAAACCTGCCAAAGTCGCAGTAACCCGACTGGGTAAGAGGCGTTATGAGAATACTTTTGAAAAGAGACGTGACCCCCGCGGCAAGGAATATTACTGGATGGGCGGCGAGGTTATGGATATAATGGCTGAACCGGGTACTGATATCGCCTCGGTCAAGAATGGCGAAATATCGGTCACCCCCTTGTGTTTTGATGTAACAGGCAATGACTTTATCAACATGGTCAGGGAATGGAATTTAGGCAGTATCTTATAA
- a CDS encoding YpmA family protein has product MAEQETDKLELIASKHFKSYNEMYKVVDYLNKTLKHKKVMFGLNKNQDGTLTINIYEI; this is encoded by the coding sequence ATGGCTGAGCAGGAAACCGATAAGCTGGAGCTTATTGCTTCCAAGCATTTTAAAAGTTATAATGAAATGTACAAGGTTGTTGATTATCTGAATAAGACCTTGAAGCATAAAAAAGTTATGTTTGGGCTTAATAAGAATCAAGATGGAACCCTGACAATTAATATATACGAAATATAA
- the folE gene encoding GTP cyclohydrolase I FolE — MFDKEKIETAVRMILEAIGEDPEREGLVATPSRVARMYEEIFCGMYEDPRKHLQVMFTEDHEEMVLIKDIPFYSMCEHHLLPFFGQAHVAYIPRKGKITGLSKLARTVETIAKRPQLQERLTCTIADMIMESLNALGVLVVVEAEHMCMTMRGVKKPGSMTLTSAVRGLFKSSQATRAEAFSLIRKH, encoded by the coding sequence ATGTTTGACAAGGAAAAAATTGAAACAGCGGTTCGTATGATACTTGAGGCTATCGGTGAAGATCCGGAAAGGGAAGGTTTGGTGGCAACCCCTTCAAGAGTAGCCAGGATGTATGAAGAGATATTTTGCGGTATGTATGAAGATCCGCGCAAGCACCTGCAGGTGATGTTCACTGAAGACCATGAGGAAATGGTGCTCATTAAAGATATCCCTTTCTATTCCATGTGTGAGCATCACTTGCTGCCATTCTTTGGACAGGCACATGTAGCTTATATACCCAGAAAGGGAAAAATCACCGGACTTTCTAAACTGGCCCGTACTGTGGAGACCATTGCCAAAAGGCCCCAGCTGCAGGAACGGCTGACCTGTACTATTGCCGATATGATTATGGAATCCCTTAATGCTCTTGGTGTGCTGGTAGTTGTTGAAGCGGAACACATGTGTATGACCATGAGGGGTGTGAAGAAACCCGGGTCAATGACTCTTACTTCAGCGGTGCGTGGTTTGTTTAAAAGTAGTCAGGCTACCCGTGCGGAGGCTTTTTCATTGATAAGGAAACACTAA
- a CDS encoding 7-carboxy-7-deazaguanine synthase QueE, which translates to MVAANLVEVFTSIQGEGPYTGVRQVFIRLSGCNLSCRYCDTDCAFGQYFRVETSPGSGRFTSLPNPAETDTVAGIITDAVSAAAVHSISLTGGEPLLQPEFISQLGSVLKAEGFRIYLETNGTLPEELAEVMPVIDIISMDIKLPDTSGYDDLWDRHAEFLKKSAEKEVFVKVVVSSETKDSVLIKTCNLIREVDHRIPLIIQPVTPHQGLPVRPMSIVALMELQEKALQYISDVRVIPQVHKFMGQL; encoded by the coding sequence GTGGTGGCGGCAAATCTGGTCGAGGTTTTTACTTCCATTCAGGGTGAAGGACCCTATACGGGTGTCAGACAGGTCTTTATTCGGCTTTCCGGATGTAATCTGAGTTGTCGCTATTGTGATACAGATTGCGCCTTCGGGCAATACTTCCGCGTGGAGACCAGTCCCGGCAGCGGACGTTTTACCAGTTTACCAAATCCGGCAGAGACAGATACTGTCGCCGGGATAATCACCGACGCTGTTTCGGCGGCAGCAGTGCACAGTATCAGCCTTACCGGGGGAGAGCCTCTTCTGCAGCCAGAATTCATTAGCCAGTTAGGTTCAGTTTTGAAAGCCGAGGGATTCAGGATTTATCTGGAAACCAATGGAACTCTTCCGGAAGAGTTGGCTGAAGTTATGCCGGTAATTGACATAATAAGCATGGACATAAAACTACCGGATACTTCAGGTTATGATGATTTATGGGACAGACACGCCGAGTTCCTTAAAAAGAGTGCAGAGAAAGAAGTTTTTGTAAAGGTTGTAGTATCTTCAGAGACAAAAGACTCAGTGCTTATTAAAACGTGTAATTTGATAAGAGAGGTTGACCACAGGATACCTCTTATTATACAGCCTGTAACACCACATCAAGGGTTACCGGTTAGGCCCATGAGCATTGTGGCACTGATGGAATTGCAGGAGAAGGCGCTACAGTATATTTCAGATGTCAGAGTAATACCCCAGGTGCACAAATTTATGGGGCAGTTGTAA